Proteins encoded by one window of Rutidosis leptorrhynchoides isolate AG116_Rl617_1_P2 chromosome 7, CSIRO_AGI_Rlap_v1, whole genome shotgun sequence:
- the LOC139859817 gene encoding zinc finger protein ZAT3-like, protein MSDNTPTPTLTTTSSDMQLCPVSPDPHDIFRPTLDTSDVSAGYFQPITTIRPQHQNPKKKRTKMIRIHNSNKSIVNVGSGPSGSHSGGTTKKKPDPSAPKITRPCTECGKRFWSWKALFGHMRCHPERPWRGINPPPNLLLPPPDHHRVITEEDEYVAACLLMLANAPTFSFECSSCKKVFGSHQALGGHRASHKNVKGCFAITRINDEELEEGEFVSDYENRNVEVLGSNSNQQQHKCSICLKIFPSGQALGGHKRCHWEKEDNNNNNNVPTALNFRFDLNLPASAQDHHESACSSSSLDLRLTL, encoded by the exons ATGTCTGATAACACTCCCACTCCCACTCTCACTACAACTTCATCGGATATGCAACTTTGTCCTGTTTCACCGGACCCACATGATATATTCCGGCCAACACTCGACACTTCTGACGTCTCCGCCGGTTACTTTCAACCCATCACCACCATACGCCCTCAACACCAAAACCCGAAAAAGAAACGAACAAAAATGATCAGGATTCACAACAGTAACAAGTCCATTGTTAATGTTGGTTCCGGACCATCCGGTAGTCATTCGGGCGGTACCACCAAAAAGAAACCCGACCCGAGTGCTCCCAAGATCACCCGCCCGTGTACCGAATGCGGAAAGCGGTTTTGGTCATGGAAGGCACTTTTCGGACACATGCGGTGCCACCCTGAAAGGCCGTGGCGTGGGATTAACCCGCCACCGAATCTCCTCCTCCCGCCGCCAGATCACCACCGTGTGATAACCGAAGAAGACGAGTACGTTGCGGCCTGCTTGTTAATGTTGGCCAACGCACCAACTTTTTC GTTTGAGTGTTCTAGTTGCAAAAAGGTGTTTGGGTCCCACCAAGCGTTAGGCGGGCACAGGGCGAGTCATAAGAATgtgaagggttgttttgcgataacGAGAATTAACGACGAAGAACTCGAAGAAGGGGAGTTTGTAAGTGATTATGAAAATCGAAATGTTGAAGTTTTGGGGAGTAACAGTAATCAGCAACAACATAAATGCAGTATCTGTTTAAAAATATTTCCAAGTGGACAGGCACTTGGTGGTCATAAAAGGTGTCACTGGGAAaaagaagataataataataataataatgtgccaACGGCGTTAAATTTTAGGTTTGATTTAAATCTGCCTGCATCTGCACAAGATCATCATGAGTCTGCTTGTTCAAGTTCAAGTTTGGATTTAAGGTTGACTCTGTGA
- the LOC139858152 gene encoding probable serine/threonine-protein kinase PIX13 isoform X2, with translation MGLCNSTTNIAPSTSQNFSSGISGNVSGNSMFSSGSGDDRGPGGQILPHPNLKLYTFSELKSATKNFRNDTILGEGGFGKVYKGWIESKVNGSGSVIAVKKLNSESMQGIEEWQAEVNFLGRLSHPNLVKLLGYCYEGKELLLVYEFMQRGSLENHLFGRGSTVQPLAWDIRLKIAIGAARGLSFLHTSDKSVIYRDFKASNILLDGSYNAKLSDFGLAKMASASQSHVTTRVMGTYGYAAPEYVTTGHLYVKSDVYGFGVVLVEMLTGLRALDNGRPAAQQNLVDWVKPYLANRRKIKNIMDSRLEGRYPSKAAAQIAQLALTCLASEQKSRPSMKEVVATLERLENTKEIMPKVPRIHNSSPRSPYRQGQKPNLHQRSPLHVRQEMNRDSPKGS, from the exons ATGGGTCTTTGCAATTCTACAACTAATATTGCTCCTAGCACCAGTCAAAATTTCAGTTCAG GAATTAGTGGCAATGTATCCGGGAACAGCATGTTTTCGTCAGGCAGCGGTGACGATCGTGGGCCCGGTGGCCAGATCTTGCCTCATCCAAATCTGAAATTATATACATTTTCCGAACTCAAATCGGCAACAAAAAACTTCAGAAACGATACAATTTTAGGTGAAGGTGGTTTTGGGAAGGTTTATAAAGGTTGGATTGAATCTAAAGTTAATGGCTCTGGTTCTGTAATTGCTGTCAAGAAGTTGAATTCTGAGAGTATGCAAGGAATTGAAGAATGGCAG GCTGAGGTGAACTTTCTCGGAAGACTTTCACATCCAAATCTTGTAAAACTTTTGGGATACTGTTATGAGGGCAAAGAGCTTTTACTTGTTTACGAGTTCATGCAAAGAGGCAGCTTGGAGAACCACCTATTCGGAA GAGGATCGACGGTTCAGCCGCTTGCATGGGATATACGTCTTAAAATTGCGATAGGAGCAGCTAGGGGTTTGTCATTTTTGCATACTTCAGATAAGTCGGTCATTTATAGAGACTTTAAGGCATCTAACATATTGCTAGACGGG TCGTATAATGCTAAGCTTTCGGATTTCGGGCTGGCTAAAATGGCATCAGCTAGTCAATCACACGTGACAACTCGAGTCATGGGTACATATGGTTATGCTGCTCCTGAGTATGTTACCACAG GACACTTGTATGTGAAAAGTGACGTCTATGGTTTTGGGGTTGTGTTAGTTGAAATGCTAACAGGGTTACGGGCTCTTGACAATGGTCGCCCAGCAGCCCAACAAAATTTGGTTGACTGGGTCAAACCATATTTGGCCAACCGTAGAAAGATAAAGAACATAATGGACTCACGACTTGAAGGAAGATACCCTTCGAAAGCTGCAGCCCAAATTGCCCAACTAGCGTTGACGTGTCTCGCATCCGAACAAAAATCCCGTCCTTCAATGAAAGAAGTGGTGGCAACGCTAGAACGACTTGAAAATACTAAAGAAATAATGCCAAAAGTACCAAGAATACACAATTCAAGTCCTCGTTCGCCATATCGACAAGGCCAAAAACCTAATTTGCATCAGCGCTCGCCACTTCATGTTAGGCAAGAGATGAACCGAGACTCACCAAAAGGATCATGA
- the LOC139858152 gene encoding probable serine/threonine-protein kinase PIX13 isoform X1 yields MGLCNSTTNIAPSTSQNFSSVVGSSNTTTTTTSITTTSSSVSISSSGISGNVSGNSMFSSGSGDDRGPGGQILPHPNLKLYTFSELKSATKNFRNDTILGEGGFGKVYKGWIESKVNGSGSVIAVKKLNSESMQGIEEWQAEVNFLGRLSHPNLVKLLGYCYEGKELLLVYEFMQRGSLENHLFGRGSTVQPLAWDIRLKIAIGAARGLSFLHTSDKSVIYRDFKASNILLDGSYNAKLSDFGLAKMASASQSHVTTRVMGTYGYAAPEYVTTGHLYVKSDVYGFGVVLVEMLTGLRALDNGRPAAQQNLVDWVKPYLANRRKIKNIMDSRLEGRYPSKAAAQIAQLALTCLASEQKSRPSMKEVVATLERLENTKEIMPKVPRIHNSSPRSPYRQGQKPNLHQRSPLHVRQEMNRDSPKGS; encoded by the exons ATGGGTCTTTGCAATTCTACAACTAATATTGCTCCTAGCACCAGTCAAAATTTCAGTTCAG TTGTAGGGAGTTCAAATACAACCACCACTACAACAAGTAttacaacaacatcatcatcagtatcaataTCATCATCAGGAATTAGTGGCAATGTATCCGGGAACAGCATGTTTTCGTCAGGCAGCGGTGACGATCGTGGGCCCGGTGGCCAGATCTTGCCTCATCCAAATCTGAAATTATATACATTTTCCGAACTCAAATCGGCAACAAAAAACTTCAGAAACGATACAATTTTAGGTGAAGGTGGTTTTGGGAAGGTTTATAAAGGTTGGATTGAATCTAAAGTTAATGGCTCTGGTTCTGTAATTGCTGTCAAGAAGTTGAATTCTGAGAGTATGCAAGGAATTGAAGAATGGCAG GCTGAGGTGAACTTTCTCGGAAGACTTTCACATCCAAATCTTGTAAAACTTTTGGGATACTGTTATGAGGGCAAAGAGCTTTTACTTGTTTACGAGTTCATGCAAAGAGGCAGCTTGGAGAACCACCTATTCGGAA GAGGATCGACGGTTCAGCCGCTTGCATGGGATATACGTCTTAAAATTGCGATAGGAGCAGCTAGGGGTTTGTCATTTTTGCATACTTCAGATAAGTCGGTCATTTATAGAGACTTTAAGGCATCTAACATATTGCTAGACGGG TCGTATAATGCTAAGCTTTCGGATTTCGGGCTGGCTAAAATGGCATCAGCTAGTCAATCACACGTGACAACTCGAGTCATGGGTACATATGGTTATGCTGCTCCTGAGTATGTTACCACAG GACACTTGTATGTGAAAAGTGACGTCTATGGTTTTGGGGTTGTGTTAGTTGAAATGCTAACAGGGTTACGGGCTCTTGACAATGGTCGCCCAGCAGCCCAACAAAATTTGGTTGACTGGGTCAAACCATATTTGGCCAACCGTAGAAAGATAAAGAACATAATGGACTCACGACTTGAAGGAAGATACCCTTCGAAAGCTGCAGCCCAAATTGCCCAACTAGCGTTGACGTGTCTCGCATCCGAACAAAAATCCCGTCCTTCAATGAAAGAAGTGGTGGCAACGCTAGAACGACTTGAAAATACTAAAGAAATAATGCCAAAAGTACCAAGAATACACAATTCAAGTCCTCGTTCGCCATATCGACAAGGCCAAAAACCTAATTTGCATCAGCGCTCGCCACTTCATGTTAGGCAAGAGATGAACCGAGACTCACCAAAAGGATCATGA